The uncultured Desulfobulbus sp. genome window below encodes:
- the nuoB gene encoding NADH-quinone oxidoreductase subunit NuoB: MGEEIVPSSVVQFAQLDQLLNLGRANSLWPMTFGLACCAIEMMCTGGSRYDISRFGAEVFRPSPRQSDVMIVAGTINKKLEKAVKTLYDQMPEPKWVIAMGNCAISGGPFKVKENYNVVEGADKLFPVDVYIPGCPPRPEALLEGIMTLEEKITGKRRWPRIQPD; encoded by the coding sequence GTGGGAGAAGAAATCGTACCTTCATCAGTAGTTCAGTTTGCTCAGCTTGATCAGCTTCTTAATCTCGGGCGGGCCAACTCCCTCTGGCCAATGACCTTTGGGTTGGCCTGCTGTGCGATCGAAATGATGTGCACCGGTGGGTCTCGTTACGATATTTCACGCTTTGGCGCTGAGGTCTTTCGTCCCTCACCCCGTCAGAGTGATGTCATGATCGTTGCGGGAACCATCAACAAGAAGTTGGAGAAGGCCGTAAAGACCTTGTATGACCAGATGCCGGAGCCTAAGTGGGTTATAGCCATGGGCAACTGCGCTATTTCCGGTGGGCCGTTTAAGGTAAAGGAAAACTATAACGTGGTTGAGGGCGCGGATAAGCTCTTTCCGGTGGATGTCTATATACCGGGTTGTCCTCCTCGGCCAGAAGCACTCCTTGAGGGTATCATGACCCTGGAGGAGAAGATTACAGGAAAACGTCGCTGGCCGCGGATTCAGCCTGACTGA
- a CDS encoding pyridoxal phosphate-dependent aminotransferase, with protein MLPEKFVLAERVLQVAPSPTLAVNAKAKALRAAGADILNFSVGEPDMSTPAHVCEAGKKAIDDGHTRYTPVAGIVELREAICTKLKKDQGWEYDPDQVQVCCGGKHGLFNIFQAILNPGDEVLIPAPYWVSYPPMVQLAGGVPVIVPLKEENNFDFDPEVLAQYVTPKTKAIVLNSPSNPTGAVFSQESLAAVGKMAYDKGWLVITDDMYEEISYIDGKLPHILHAIPRLRDQIVLSNGVSKSFAMTGWRIGWSIGPIEIIKAMNKIQSQSTSNPAAPSQYAALAALTGPQDFPKQLLEAFIPRRAYFVEALRSIPNVTCVNPMGAFYVFPNFSAYYGKTFNGQVIDGSLALADYLLSEANVASVPGAAFGSDDFIRFSFATSMDVIKEGMERITTALAALQ; from the coding sequence ATGTTGCCAGAAAAGTTTGTACTTGCGGAGAGAGTGCTGCAAGTCGCTCCCTCGCCGACGCTCGCCGTCAATGCCAAAGCGAAGGCACTCAGGGCCGCTGGTGCGGATATTTTGAACTTTAGTGTAGGGGAACCGGATATGTCGACCCCTGCCCATGTGTGCGAGGCCGGAAAAAAGGCCATTGATGATGGGCACACTCGTTATACTCCGGTGGCGGGTATTGTTGAACTGCGCGAGGCGATCTGCACCAAGCTGAAAAAGGACCAGGGGTGGGAGTATGATCCCGATCAGGTTCAGGTTTGCTGTGGTGGAAAACACGGCCTGTTTAATATCTTTCAGGCGATATTGAATCCTGGTGATGAGGTTCTGATTCCAGCCCCGTACTGGGTCTCCTATCCTCCGATGGTTCAGCTTGCCGGTGGGGTGCCGGTCATTGTGCCGTTGAAAGAGGAGAATAATTTCGACTTTGATCCGGAAGTGCTGGCACAGTACGTGACCCCGAAAACCAAAGCGATCGTTCTCAATAGCCCCTCCAATCCCACAGGTGCTGTTTTCTCGCAGGAGTCCCTGGCTGCCGTCGGAAAGATGGCCTATGACAAGGGATGGTTGGTGATTACCGATGATATGTACGAGGAAATTTCCTACATTGACGGGAAACTGCCGCATATCCTCCATGCCATTCCCCGATTACGGGACCAGATTGTTCTCTCCAACGGTGTCTCAAAGTCATTTGCCATGACCGGCTGGCGTATTGGCTGGTCCATCGGTCCGATCGAGATTATTAAGGCGATGAATAAGATTCAGAGCCAGTCGACCTCTAATCCTGCCGCTCCTTCCCAGTATGCTGCCCTGGCCGCACTGACCGGCCCACAGGATTTTCCGAAACAGCTGTTGGAGGCCTTTATTCCGCGGCGGGCCTATTTTGTCGAGGCCCTGCGCTCGATTCCTAACGTCACCTGTGTCAACCCCATGGGGGCCTTTTATGTCTTCCCCAACTTTTCCGCCTATTACGGAAAGACATTCAATGGACAGGTCATTGATGGATCGCTTGCCCTGGCGGATTACCTCCTCAGTGAGGCCAATGTCGCCTCGGTACCTGGCGCTGCCTTCGGATCCGACGACTTCATTCGTTTCTCTTTTGCCACCTCCATGGATGTGATCAAGGAAGGAATGGAACGTATTACGACTGCCTTGGCTGCGCTGCAGTAA
- a CDS encoding NADH-quinone oxidoreductase subunit A encodes MDQVVLTNIIYVTLFLIGALLFGFGPIIIVKLLSPSSHTRQTIGKAGQLIECGMEPIGSAWIRFGIIYYLYALIFLAFDVDVLFLFPVAVAYNSPELGVRDFYEVLLFVAILSLAIVYAWRKGVFSWEKKSYLHQ; translated from the coding sequence ATGGACCAAGTTGTTCTAACCAATATCATTTATGTAACCCTGTTTCTTATTGGGGCCCTGTTGTTTGGCTTCGGGCCAATCATTATTGTCAAATTGTTGAGTCCTTCCAGCCACACACGGCAGACGATCGGCAAGGCCGGTCAGTTGATCGAGTGCGGTATGGAGCCTATCGGCAGTGCCTGGATTCGCTTTGGCATCATCTATTATCTCTATGCACTTATCTTCTTGGCTTTTGATGTAGACGTGCTCTTTCTGTTTCCGGTAGCCGTTGCTTACAATAGTCCTGAATTGGGTGTACGGGATTTCTACGAAGTTCTGCTGTTTGTAGCAATTTTATCGCTGGCCATCGTGTATGCGTGGCGGAAAGGAGTGTTCTCGTGGGAGAAGAAATCGTACCTTCATCAGTAG
- a CDS encoding LysR substrate-binding domain-containing protein has product MAITFRQLEIFIAVAETQQVTRASKKLLLTQSAVSMALGELENQLGGPLFDRHGRSLLLNDRGRYLLPLSKAILHQVANIETILTEQQDTVAGVLEIVASTTIGNYVLPYLIGAFMRLHPEAHINMLVVNTMTAEKLVATGQADLGFVEGDINVDSLVASTWFEDELGIVISPHHKLAEKDAFTIPDDLKETSWVMREEGSGTAEIFTKKLGRYASLLKVVTKTGHTEAIKKAVESGVGAACLSMLTVCREAEEGWLKTLPIEGIDMSRQLWIIQHKDKIITRLMSEFLQFCNVVAKNHLGRECLANPWKLQSLLAQIKLEKEQAQPLHDTNQKTA; this is encoded by the coding sequence ATGGCGATTACCTTCAGACAACTTGAAATTTTTATTGCAGTTGCCGAAACTCAACAGGTAACCCGGGCCAGCAAAAAACTTCTGCTGACTCAATCTGCAGTGAGCATGGCTTTAGGTGAGCTGGAAAATCAGCTGGGGGGGCCGCTGTTTGACCGCCACGGTCGCAGTCTCCTGCTGAACGATCGCGGGCGATACCTGCTTCCGCTTTCCAAGGCCATTCTGCACCAGGTAGCTAACATCGAAACTATCCTCACCGAACAACAGGATACTGTCGCGGGTGTGCTGGAGATTGTCGCAAGTACTACCATCGGTAACTATGTCCTCCCTTACCTTATCGGTGCCTTCATGCGACTCCACCCCGAGGCGCATATCAACATGTTGGTCGTCAATACCATGACCGCCGAAAAACTTGTTGCCACAGGCCAGGCCGATCTCGGTTTTGTCGAAGGAGACATCAACGTTGATTCTTTGGTCGCGTCAACTTGGTTTGAAGACGAGCTGGGTATTGTTATCAGTCCCCACCATAAACTGGCAGAGAAAGATGCGTTTACTATTCCGGATGATCTCAAAGAGACCAGTTGGGTCATGCGTGAGGAAGGTTCTGGAACTGCGGAGATTTTCACCAAAAAGCTTGGTCGGTATGCATCACTCTTAAAAGTGGTGACAAAAACCGGTCACACTGAGGCAATCAAAAAAGCGGTTGAATCGGGGGTAGGCGCTGCCTGCCTCTCCATGCTCACGGTCTGCCGCGAAGCCGAAGAAGGGTGGCTCAAAACGCTGCCCATTGAAGGCATCGACATGAGCCGACAGCTCTGGATCATCCAACATAAAGACAAGATCATTACCCGTCTGATGTCAGAATTTCTTCAGTTCTGCAACGTGGTTGCCAAAAACCATCTTGGCAGGGAATGTCTTGCTAATCCCTGGAAACTGCAATCGCTCCTTGCCCAAATAAAACTGGAAAAAGAGCAGGCCCAACCACTCCACGATACGAATCAAAAAACAGCCTGA